A single Callithrix jacchus isolate 240 chromosome 4, calJac240_pri, whole genome shotgun sequence DNA region contains:
- the FUT9 gene encoding 4-galactosyl-N-acetylglucosaminide 3-alpha-L-fucosyltransferase 9 produces MTSTSKGILRPFLIVCIILGCFMACLLIYIKPTNSWIFSPMESASSVLKMKNFFSTKTDYFNETTILVWVWPFGQTFDLTSCQAMFNIQGCHLTTDRSLYNKSHAVLIHHRDISWDLTNLPQQARPPFQKWIWMNLESPTHTPQKSGIEHLFNLTLTYRRDSDIQVPYGFLTVSTNPFVFEVPSKEKLVCWVVSNWNPEHARVKYYNELSKSIEIHTYGQAFGEYVNDKNLIPTISTCKFYLSFENSIHKDYITEKLYNAFLAGSVPVVLGPSRENYENYIPADSFIHVEDYNSPSELAKYLKEVDKNNKLYLSYFNWRKDFTVNLPRFWESHACLACDHVKRHQEYKSVGNLEKWFWN; encoded by the coding sequence ATGACATCAACATCCAAAGGAATTCTTCGCCCATTTTTAATTGTCTGCATTATCCTGGGCTGTTTCATGGCATGTCTTCTCATTTACATCAAGCCTACCAACAGCTGGATCTTCAGTCCAATGGAATCAGCCAGCTCTGTGctgaaaatgaaaaacttctTCTCCACCAAAACTGATTATTTTAATGAAACTACTATTCTGGTGTGGgtgtggccatttgggcagacctTTGACCTTACATCCTGCCAAGCAATGTTCAACATCCAAGGATGCCATCTCACAACAGACCGTTCACTGTACAACAAATCTCATGCAGTTTTGATCCATCACCGAGACATCAGTTGGGATCTGACAAATTTACCTCAGCAAGCTAGGCCACCCTTCCAGAAATGGATTTGGATGAATTTGGAATCACCAACTCATACTCCCCAAAAGAGTGGCATTGAGCACTTGTTTAACCTGACTCTGACTTACCGCCGCGACTCAGATATCCAAGTGCCTTATGGCTTCTTGACGGTGAGCACAAATCCCTTCGTGTTtgaagtgccaagcaaagagaAGTTGGTGTGCTGGGTTGTGAGTAACTGGAACCCTGAGCATGCCAGGGTCAAGTATTACAATGAGCTAAGCAAAAGTATTGAAATCCATACTTATGGGCAAGCATTTGGAGAATATGTCaatgataaaaatttaattcCTACCATATCTACttgtaaattttatctttcctttgaaAATTCAATCCACAAGGATTACATCACGGAAAAGCTCTACAATGCTTTTCTGGCTGGCTCTGTACCTGTCGTTCTGGGGCCATCTAGGGAAAACTATGAGAATTATATTCCagcagattcattcattcatgtggaAGATTATAACTCTCCCAGCGAGCTAGCAAAGTATCTGAAGGAAGTCGACAAAAACAATAAGTTATACCTTAGTTACTTTAACTGGAGGAAGGATTTCACTGTAAATCTTCCACGATTTTGGGAATCACATGCATGCTTGGCTTGTGATCATGTGAAAAGACATCAAGAATATAAGTCTGTTGGTAATTTAGAGAAATGGTTTTGGAATTAA